In the Solanum pennellii chromosome 5, SPENNV200 genome, one interval contains:
- the LOC107019401 gene encoding glycine-rich cell wall structural protein, with product MAKKGILILVLSIFLVGRILGRKLAESDALTNGGHSPLKPLSTQKNGDLPGIPLQGGVPGSIPGIPSIGGLPSNIPGIPSIGGLPGTIPGIPLIGGLPGIIPGIPSIGGLPGTIPGVPSTGGVPGTIPGVPSIGGGPGNIPGVPSIGGGPGNIPGVPSVGGVPGQGPGDVPVVPSVGGNTGPAYGGIPYIPLTGIPGLGYGGLPGIPWLGGGPGNIPGIPWLGGVPGGYGIGPGIVPFVGGGGGGGGGGGIGGGLGGGVGGGVGGGIGGDV from the coding sequence ATGGCAAAGAAAGGCATCTTGATATTGGTTTTAAGCATATTTTTAGTTGGGCGCATATTAGGTAGGAAATTAGCAGAGAGTGATGCACTAACAAATGGTGGACATAGTCCTTTGAAACCACTCTCTACTCAAAAGAATGGTGATCTTCCTGGTATACCTTTACAAGGAGGAGTACCTGGCAGTATTCCGGGTATACCTTCAATAGGAGGACTACCTAGCAACATTCCGGGCATACCTTCAATAGGAGGACTGCCTGGGACCATTCCGGGGATACCTTTAATAGGAGGTCTACCTGGCATCATTCCGGGTATACCTTCAATAGGAGGACTACCTGGCACCATTCCGGGTGTACCTTCAACAGGAGGAGTACCTGGCACCATTCCGGGTGTACCTTCAATAGGGGGAGGACCTGGCAACATTCCTGGTGTACCTTCAATAGGGGGAGGACCTGGCAATATTCCGGGTGTACCTTCAGTAGGAGGAGTACCAGGTCAAGGACCCGGTGATGTCCCTGTTGTACCTTCTGTAGGTGGAAACACTGGACCTGCATACGGAGGCATTCCTTATATACCTTTAACTGGGATACCTGGACTTGGATATGGTGGTCTTCCAGGTATACCTTGGTTAGGAGGAGGACCTGGCAATATTCCAGGTATACCTTGGTTAGGAGGTGTACCTGGAGGATATGGAATTGGTCCTGGAATAGTACCTTTCGTAGGAGGTGGAGGAGGTGGAGGAGGTGGAGGAGGAATAGGAGGAGGACTAGGAGGAGGAGTTGGGGGAGGAGTAGGAGGAGGTATTGGAGGTGATGTTTGA